From Camelina sativa cultivar DH55 chromosome 7, Cs, whole genome shotgun sequence, one genomic window encodes:
- the LOC104700757 gene encoding formin-like protein 7, with protein MSFLFRKNGSSSRRKIKDKLRGRNSDRGGKREGEDDRVRYDGGGGGGSGSDSLPPPPSPWGFLFPEDFVRIDGNLKAVIVDEEGLDVIYWKKLIELENSGKIRKNPKPRRRVDKSGGGFRRTGVGADQDDGDDDDEVGDEEAFSFHKKNSQSPLSSSGGDVGGGRHYTSSSASPSRPSTSSTSAASPSRASYSTADYVAVGKQSQSKFQAPGGGGGGSFPSSPSQIRNSDGGGRSPPLPLPPGQFAVGNALLSTSTPSVPLPPGQYTAVNASSTPSVPLPPGQQYMAVNAQLSTSTPLVPLPPGQLVTANAPPPPPLPSAGAPPTPPPPSSVAPPPPPPPKKGPAPPPPPPPGKKAGPPPPPMSKTGPPKPPGTTKGPAKSGETSLAVGKTEDPAQPKLKPLHWDKVNPDASRSTVWHRIDGGSFNFDGDLMEALFGYVGARKPSEASSVPQNPTVSTSQTYILDPRKSQNKAIVLKSLGMTKEEIIDLLTEGHDAESDTLEKLAGIAPTPEEQTEILEFNGDPTKLADAESLLFHILKAVPSAFNRFNVMLFKINYGSEVAQQKGSLQTLESACNELRARGLFMKLLEAILKAGNRMNAGTARGNAQAFNLTALRKLSDVKSVDGKTTLLHFVVEEVVRSEGKRAAMNKNMFPNDNAGGENADVSRDEQEIEFIKLGLPIIGGLSSEFTNVKKAAGIDYDSFVATTLALGTRVKETKRLLDQSVGKEDGCLTKLRSFFESAEEELTVITAEQLRIMELVKKTTNYYQAGALKERNLFQLFVIIRDFLGMVDNACSQIARNQRKPQQRPAATVAGASTSTAETATVAATPQRNAVRFPILPPNFMSESSRYSSSESDSDS; from the exons ATGTCGTTTCTTTTCCGTAAGAACGGTAGTAGTTCACGGAGGAAGATCAAAGACAAACTCCGTGGTCGGAACTCAGATCGAGGCGGGAAGAGAGAAGGTGAAGATGACAGAGTCAGATACGACGGAGGAGGCGGTGGAGGTTCCGGCTCCGATTCGTTACCACCACCGCCGTCTCCTTGGGGTTTTCTTTTCCCGGAGGATTTTGTTAGAATCGATGGGAATCTAAAAGCTGTTATTGTAGATGAAGAAGGTTTAGATGTGATTTACTGGAAAAAGCTTATCGAGTTGGAAAATAGCGGGAAAATTaggaaaaaccctaaacctagaagACGAGTTGACAAATCTGGCGGTGGATTTAGAAGAACTGGAGTCGGAGCAGATCAAgacgatggtgatgatgatgatgaagtaggTGATGAAGAGGCGTTTTCGTTTCATAAGAAAAATTCTCAATCTCCTTTATCTTCTTCAGGTGGTGATGTTGGAGGAGGGAGACActatacttcttcttctgcttcgcCGTCGCGACCTTCTACTTCTTCTACGTCTGCTGCTTCGCCGTCGAGAGCTTCTTATTCTACTGCTGATTATGTTGCTGTTGGGAAACAGTCTCAATCTAAATTTCAAGCTCctggcggcggcggcggcggttCGTTTCCCTCTTCTCCGTCGCAGATCCGAAACAGTGATGGCGGTGGTCGTTCGCCGCCGCTTCCGCTTCCTCCGGGTCAGTTCGCGGTTGGAAATGCGCTTTTGTCTACATCGACGCCGTCTGTTCCGCTTCCTCCGGGTCAATACACGGCGGTGAATGCGTCATCGACACCGTCTGTTCCGCTTCCTCCAGGTCAGCAATACATGGCGGTAAATGCACAATTGTCTACTTCGACACCGCTTGTTCCTCTTCCTCCGGGTCAATTGGTGACGGCAAATGCTCCGCCGCCACCGCCACTACCATCTGCTGGGGCTCCACCGACTCCGCCTCCGCCATCTAGTGTGgctccacctccaccaccaccgcctaAGAAAGGACCTGCGccgccaccacctcctccaccaGGTAAGAAAGCAGGACCCCCGCCACCTCCAATGTCAAAGACTGGGCCACCTAAACCACCTGGTACTACAAAAGGACCGGCGAAGTCAGGTGAGACTTCATTGGCCGTAGGCAAAACTGAGGATCCAGCGCAGCCAAAGCTCAAGCCTTTGCATTGGGATAAAGTTAACCCTGATGCGAGCCGTTCAACAGTGTGGCACCGGATTGATGGTGGCTCATTCAA CTTTGATGGTGATCTCATGGAGGCTCTGTTTGGATACGTTGGTGCTCGAAAACCAAGTGAAGCAAGCAGTGTACCGCAGAATCCCACTGTGTCGACTTCGCAGACTTACATTCTCGATCCTCGGAAGTCTCAGAACAAAGCAATTGTGCTTAAATCTTTAGGGATGACTAAAGAGGAGATCATTGACTTGTTAACTGAAGGCCATGATGCTGAGTCTGATACCCTTGAGAAGCTTGCAGGAATAGCACCAACTCCAGAAGAACAGACTGAGATCCTAGAGTTCAATGGCGACCCGACGAAGCTGGCTGATGCAGAGTCTCTACTGTTTCACATCTTAAAAGCAGTTCCTTCTGCATTTAACCGGTTTAATGTCATGCTCTTCAAGATTAACTACGGCTCGGAGGTTGCTCAACAAAAAGGATCTTTACAGACACTTGAATCTGCATGCAATGAGCTCCGTGCTCGTGGGCTATTCATGAAGCTTCTAGAAGCAATCTTGAAAGCAGGTAACAGAATGAACGCTGGAACCGCTAGAGGAAATGCTCAGGCTTTCAATCTGACTGCTTTAAGAAAATTGTCTGATGTGAAGAGTGTTGATGGGAAAACTACTTTGCTTCACtttgttgttgaagaagttgTGAGGTCTGAGGGAAAGCGGGCTGCGATGAATAAGAACATGTTCCCAAATGATAATGCCGGTGGTGAGAATGCAGATGTATCTAGAGACGAACAAGAGATTGAGTTTATAAAGCTTGGTTTACCGATTATAGGTGGCCTAAGTTCAGAGTTCACTAATGTGAAGAAAGCGGCTGGAATCGATTATGACTCGTTTGTAGCCACGACTTTAGCTTTAGGCACCCgagtcaaagaaacaaaacgccTTTTAGACCAAAGCGTAGGGAAGGAAGATGGGTGTTTGACAAAACTGAGATCTTTCTTTGAATCTGCAGAGGAAGAACTGACAGTTATTACAGCAGAACAGCTCAGGATAATGGAGTTAGTAAAGAAAACCACAAACTATTACCAAGCTGGAGCATTGAAAGAGAGGAACCTGTTTCAGCTGTTTGTTATAATCCGTGATTTCTTAGGGATGGTTGATAATGCCTGTAGTCAGATCGCAAGGAATCAGCGGAAACCACAACAACGACCTGCAGCAACAGTAGCAGGAGCATCAACTTCAACAGCAGAAACAGCGACCGTTGCTGCTACACCGCAAAGGAATGCAGTTAGATTTCCAATTCTGCCTCCAAATTTCATGTCAGAGAGTTCAAGGTACAGTTCAAGTGAGTCAGACTCAGATTCCtga
- the LOC104700758 gene encoding pyruvate dehydrogenase E1 component subunit alpha-1, mitochondrial: MALSRLSSRSNGIARPFSAAFNRFISTDTTPITIETSLPFTAHLCDPPSRSVESSSQELLDFFRTMALMRRMEIAADSLYKAKLIRGFCHLYDGQEAVAIGMEAAITKKDAIITAYRDHCIFLGRGGSLHEVFSELMGRQAGCSKGKGGSMHFYKKDSSFYGGHGIVGAQVPLGCGIAFAQKYNKEEAVTFALYGDGAANQGQLFEALNISALWDLPAILVCENNHYGMGTAEWRAAKSPSYYKRGDYVPGLKVDGMDAFAVKQACKFAKDHALEKGPIILEMDTYRYHGHSMSDPGSTYRTRDEISGVRQERDPIERIKKLVLSHDLATEKELKDMEKEIRKEVDDAIAKAKDCPMPEPSELFTNVYVKGFGTESFGPDRKEVKAALP; this comes from the exons ATGGCTCTATCACGCCTCTCATCGCGATCCAACGGCATCGCTCGTCCTTTCTCCGCCGCCTTCAACCGATTCATCTCGACGGACACAACTCCGATCACAATCGAGACTTCGCTTCCTTTCACAGCTCACTTATGTGATCCACCATCACGCTCCGTCGAATCATCGAGCCAAGAGCTTCTCGATTTCTTCCGAACCATGGCGTTGATGCGACGTATGGAAATCGCAGCCGATTCGCTTTACAAAGCGAAGCTAATCCGAGGGTTTTGCCATCTCTACGACGGCCAAGAAGCTGTAGCTATAGGCATGGAAGCTGCGATTACGAAGAAAGACGCGATTATCACTGCGTATCGTGATCACTGTATCTTCTTAGGTCGTGGTGGTTCGCTTCATGAGGTTTTCTCAGAGCTTATGGGAAGACAAGCTGGTTGTTCTAAAGGGAAAGGTGGATCTATGCATTTCTATAAGAAGGATTCTTCGTTTTATGGTGGTCATGGGATTGTCGGTGCTCAGGTTCCGTTAGGTTGTGGTATTGCTTTTGCTCAGAAGTATAATAAGGAAGAGGCTGTGACGTTTGCTTTATATGGCGATGGTGCTGCGAATCAGGGACAGTTGTTTGAAGCTTTGAATATTTCTGCTCTTTGGGATTTACCTGCCATTTTGGTCTGCGAGAACAATCACT ATGGAATGGGAACTGCTGAGTGGAGAGCTGCTAAGAGTCCATCTTACTACAAGCGTGGTGATTATGTTCCTGGACTCAAG GTAGATGGTATGGATGCATTTGCTGTCAAACAAGCATGCAAATTTGCTAAGGATCATGCCTTGGAGAAGGGACCGATA ATTCTTGAGATGGACACATACAGGTACCACGGTCATTCCATGTCTGATCCTGGAAGCACATACCGTACAAGAGATGAGATATCTGGTGTGAGGCAG GAACGTGATCCAATTGAGAGAATTAAAAAGCTGGTACTATCTCATGACCTTGCAACCGAGAAGGAGCTTAAGGATATGGAGAAGGAAATTCGAAAAGAAGTAGATGACGCCATTGCCAAAGCTAAG GATTGCCCAATGCCAGAGCCGTCCGAACTTTTTACCAATGTGTATGTGAAGGGATTTGGCACTGAG TCATTTGGACCAGACAGAAAAGAAGTCAAAGCTGCGCTTCCATGA